Proteins encoded by one window of Streptacidiphilus sp. PB12-B1b:
- a CDS encoding YhjD/YihY/BrkB family envelope integrity protein → MPRLTTPVRPLEPRRFPWLRRAQRVWQRSWAQSVFAAAQEIELTNRALSFAAQALVTLVPLLIVVAAAYPVRGQGFAAWLVDGLGVTGAPADTLRRLFSAPQRVLSATSAFSVVAAAGFGLSFATCVQTGYERVWALSPGHWHAVWRRGAVLAALTGALFVDVHSASLLRHGWLQGTVRALSTYLGATALCWWGQWLLLERRVAWRQLLPGAVLTALGLAALRTLCSLLLAPLLAANAVTYGPIGAVLMVQTWLIGVGTVVFGGALLGRQWIEARAPQEHTRYRRRLARPPATATGRPGGVPTRTDRADRPARRARPTRPSNPARPWVRRPGRRRRGHRTVPPGPA, encoded by the coding sequence ATGCCGCGGCTGACCACTCCGGTGCGCCCCCTGGAACCGCGACGCTTCCCCTGGCTGCGACGCGCCCAGCGGGTCTGGCAGCGCTCCTGGGCGCAGTCGGTCTTCGCGGCGGCCCAGGAGATCGAACTGACCAACCGGGCGCTGAGCTTCGCCGCGCAGGCCCTGGTCACGCTGGTGCCGCTGCTGATCGTGGTGGCCGCCGCCTACCCGGTGCGCGGCCAGGGGTTCGCCGCCTGGCTGGTGGACGGGCTCGGGGTGACCGGCGCGCCCGCCGACACCCTGCGCCGGCTGTTCTCCGCGCCGCAGCGCGTGCTCAGCGCCACCAGCGCGTTCAGCGTGGTCGCCGCCGCCGGCTTCGGCCTGTCCTTCGCCACCTGCGTCCAGACCGGCTACGAGCGGGTGTGGGCGCTGTCGCCGGGCCACTGGCACGCGGTGTGGCGCCGGGGCGCGGTGCTGGCCGCGCTGACCGGCGCGCTGTTCGTGGACGTGCACAGCGCCTCGCTGCTGCGCCACGGCTGGCTGCAGGGGACGGTGCGGGCGCTGTCGACGTACCTGGGCGCCACCGCCCTGTGCTGGTGGGGCCAGTGGCTGCTGCTGGAACGGCGGGTGGCCTGGCGTCAGCTGCTGCCCGGCGCGGTGCTGACCGCGCTGGGCCTGGCGGCGCTGCGCACCCTCTGCTCGCTGCTGCTGGCGCCGCTGCTGGCGGCCAACGCCGTCACCTACGGCCCGATCGGCGCGGTGCTGATGGTGCAGACCTGGCTGATCGGCGTCGGCACGGTGGTCTTCGGCGGGGCGCTGCTGGGACGCCAGTGGATCGAGGCCCGGGCGCCCCAGGAGCACACCCGCTACCGCCGACGGCTGGCGCGCCCGCCGGCCACCGCCACTGGCCGCCCCGGCGGCGTCCCGACCCGCACCGACCGCGCCGACCGCCCGGCTCGCCGGGCCCGGCCCACCCGGCCGTCGAACCCGGCGCGGCCCTGGGTGCGGCGGCCCGGCAGGCGCCGGCGCGGGCACCGCACCGTGCCGCCGGGCCCGGCCTGA
- a CDS encoding SAM-dependent methyltransferase encodes MSTPTPEDYFTRMYRDADDPWQLGNRWYEQRKYALTVAALPRERYRSGFEPACSAGVLSGLLADRCDRLLSCDRSPRAVAAARARLAGRGQVRVEQRLLPEQWPDERFDLVVLSEFLYYLGPDGLRDVLGRAVASLEPGGSLVAVHWRPPVAEHSQTGDAVHRAVRGTPGLVRIASHAEPDFLLDVLVRSAPDGPVDPAGLSVAAAEGLR; translated from the coding sequence ATGAGCACGCCCACCCCCGAGGACTACTTCACCCGCATGTACCGGGACGCCGACGACCCCTGGCAGCTCGGCAACCGCTGGTACGAGCAGCGCAAGTACGCGCTGACGGTGGCGGCGCTGCCCCGGGAGCGCTACCGCAGCGGCTTCGAACCGGCCTGCTCGGCGGGCGTACTGAGCGGGCTGCTGGCGGACCGCTGCGACCGGCTGCTCAGCTGCGACCGCTCCCCGCGCGCGGTCGCCGCCGCCCGGGCCAGGCTGGCCGGGCGCGGACAGGTACGGGTCGAGCAGCGGCTGCTGCCGGAGCAGTGGCCGGACGAGCGCTTCGATCTGGTGGTGCTCTCCGAGTTCCTGTACTACCTGGGCCCGGACGGGCTGCGGGACGTGCTGGGCCGCGCGGTGGCCTCGCTGGAGCCCGGCGGCTCCCTGGTCGCCGTGCACTGGCGGCCGCCGGTCGCCGAGCACAGCCAGACCGGGGACGCGGTGCACCGGGCCGTGCGCGGGACGCCGGGGCTGGTCCGGATCGCCTCCCACGCCGAACCCGACTTCCTGCTGGACGTCCTGGTCCGGTCGGCGCCGGACGGCCCGGTCGACCCGGCCGGGCTGTCGGTGGCCGCCGCCGAGGGGCTCCGATGA
- a CDS encoding thiamine pyrophosphate-requiring protein: MAVKVSDYILQRLREWGVEHVFGYAGDGINGLLAAWGRAEDRPQFVQARHEEMAAFEAVGYAKFSGRVGVCAATSGPGAIHLLNGLYDAKLDHVPVVAIVGQTNRSAMGGSYQQEVDLLSLFKDVASEYCEMVTVPEQLPNVLDRAMRTAYGKRTVTAVIVPADVQDLEYSAPTHAFKMVPSSLGLPQYTAVPDEDELRRAAEVLNAGQKVAVLVGQGARRARPQVEQLAELLGAGVAKALLGKDVLPDTLPYVTGSIGLLGTRPSYELMRDCDTLLTIGSSFPYTQFLPDFDQARAVQIDIDPFMVGLRYPFEVNLVGDAAATLDRLLPLLERKDDRSWQQTVQENTSRWWEVMERRAAVAADPVNPEHVVHALDALLPEDVMLSADSGSSANWYARHLRMRGSMRGSLSGNLATMGPGVPYAIGAKFAHPDRPAIAIVGDGAMQMNGLAELITAAKYAPQWSDPRLIVAVLNNRDLNQVTWEMRAMEGAPQFLPSQELPDIPYARVAEDFGLLGISVDKPDQVEAAWQRALAADRPCLIEFRTDPGVPPIPPHADWDQMKATLSAVLHGDSDRLGMIRQGAKAKLQEFLPGSGGKSDNGDDA; the protein is encoded by the coding sequence GTGGCTGTGAAGGTATCGGACTACATACTCCAACGCCTGCGGGAGTGGGGTGTCGAACACGTCTTCGGCTATGCGGGCGACGGCATCAACGGCCTGCTCGCGGCCTGGGGCCGGGCCGAGGACCGGCCCCAGTTCGTCCAGGCGCGGCACGAGGAGATGGCCGCGTTCGAAGCCGTCGGCTACGCGAAGTTCTCCGGCCGGGTCGGCGTGTGCGCGGCCACCTCCGGCCCCGGCGCCATCCACCTGCTGAACGGGCTGTACGACGCCAAGCTGGACCACGTGCCGGTGGTGGCCATCGTCGGCCAGACCAACCGCAGCGCCATGGGCGGCTCCTACCAGCAGGAGGTCGACCTGCTCAGCCTGTTCAAGGACGTCGCCTCCGAGTACTGCGAGATGGTGACCGTCCCCGAACAGCTGCCCAACGTGCTGGACCGGGCCATGCGCACCGCCTACGGCAAGCGCACCGTCACCGCCGTGATCGTCCCCGCCGACGTGCAGGACCTGGAGTACTCCGCCCCCACGCACGCGTTCAAGATGGTCCCCTCCAGCCTGGGGCTGCCGCAGTACACCGCCGTGCCCGACGAGGACGAGCTGCGGCGCGCCGCCGAGGTCCTCAACGCCGGGCAGAAGGTCGCCGTGCTGGTCGGGCAGGGCGCGCGCCGGGCCCGGCCGCAGGTGGAGCAGCTGGCCGAACTGCTGGGCGCGGGCGTGGCCAAGGCGCTGCTCGGCAAGGACGTCCTGCCGGACACCCTGCCGTACGTCACCGGCTCCATCGGCCTGCTCGGCACCCGCCCCTCCTACGAGCTGATGCGCGACTGCGACACCCTGCTGACCATCGGCTCCAGCTTCCCGTACACCCAGTTCCTGCCCGACTTCGACCAGGCCCGGGCGGTGCAGATCGACATCGACCCGTTCATGGTCGGCCTGCGCTACCCCTTCGAGGTCAACCTCGTCGGCGACGCCGCCGCCACCCTGGACCGGCTGCTCCCGCTGCTCGAACGCAAGGACGACCGCAGCTGGCAGCAGACCGTGCAGGAGAACACCTCCCGCTGGTGGGAGGTGATGGAGCGGCGCGCCGCCGTGGCCGCCGACCCGGTCAACCCCGAGCACGTCGTGCACGCGCTGGACGCCCTGCTGCCCGAGGACGTGATGCTCAGCGCGGACTCCGGCTCCTCCGCCAACTGGTACGCCCGGCACCTGCGGATGCGCGGCAGCATGCGCGGCTCGCTGTCCGGGAACCTGGCCACCATGGGCCCCGGCGTGCCGTACGCCATCGGCGCGAAGTTCGCCCACCCCGACCGCCCGGCCATCGCCATCGTCGGCGACGGCGCCATGCAGATGAACGGCCTGGCCGAGCTGATCACCGCGGCCAAGTACGCCCCGCAGTGGAGCGACCCCCGGCTGATCGTGGCCGTCCTCAACAACCGCGACCTGAACCAGGTCACCTGGGAGATGCGGGCCATGGAGGGCGCGCCGCAGTTCCTGCCCTCGCAGGAGCTGCCGGACATCCCCTACGCCCGGGTCGCCGAGGACTTCGGCCTGCTCGGCATCAGCGTCGACAAGCCCGACCAGGTCGAGGCGGCCTGGCAGCGGGCGCTCGCCGCCGACCGGCCCTGCCTCATCGAGTTCCGCACCGACCCCGGCGTCCCGCCGATCCCGCCGCACGCCGACTGGGACCAGATGAAGGCCACCCTGTCCGCCGTGCTGCACGGCGACAGCGACCGGCTGGGCATGATCCGGCAGGGGGCCAAGGCCAAGCTGCAGGAGTTCCTGCCGGGCAGCGGCGGCAAGAGCGACAACGGGGACGACGCATGA
- a CDS encoding gluconate 2-dehydrogenase subunit 3 family protein: MTPTAPDPAEPPDPDRFPGYDVLSQSAHWDRATQGVVLSRIGPQPALRFFTPAEQATAAALFDLLLNQGQPTDPRPPVPVLQMVDARLAELQTDGWRYADMPSDDQAWQRSLTALDLDAQHHCDAESFAALPREQQAARLEAVQGLGDKHWYGLPASHVWSLWTRYACTAYYAHPQAWSEIGFGGPAYPRGYLRLGVDAREPWEVADRAPADDPVPHRTPGESA, translated from the coding sequence ATGACCCCGACCGCACCGGACCCGGCGGAGCCCCCGGACCCGGACCGCTTCCCCGGGTACGACGTCCTGAGCCAGTCCGCGCACTGGGACCGGGCCACCCAGGGGGTGGTCCTGTCCCGGATCGGCCCGCAGCCCGCCCTGCGCTTCTTCACCCCGGCCGAACAGGCCACTGCGGCGGCCCTGTTCGACCTGCTGCTGAACCAGGGGCAGCCGACCGACCCCCGGCCGCCGGTCCCGGTCCTGCAGATGGTCGACGCCCGGCTGGCCGAACTGCAGACCGACGGCTGGCGCTACGCCGACATGCCGTCCGACGACCAGGCGTGGCAGCGCTCGCTGACCGCCCTGGACCTCGACGCCCAGCACCACTGCGACGCCGAGAGCTTCGCCGCTCTGCCCCGGGAGCAGCAGGCCGCGCGGCTGGAGGCGGTCCAGGGCCTGGGCGACAAGCACTGGTACGGCCTGCCCGCCTCGCACGTGTGGAGCCTGTGGACCCGCTACGCCTGCACCGCCTACTACGCGCACCCCCAGGCGTGGAGCGAGATCGGCTTCGGCGGCCCCGCCTACCCCCGCGGCTACCTGCGGCTGGGCGTGGACGCCCGCGAACCCTGGGAGGTCGCCGACCGCGCCCCCGCCGACGACCCCGTCCCGCACCGCACCCCTGGGGAGAGCGCATGA
- a CDS encoding glycosyltransferase family 2 protein produces the protein MIRAVAVVVPARDEERLIAACLDAVARAAAHPGVHGLPVTVLVVADSCTDRTGPRARAHGARTLAVSTANVGAARALGTAHVLELLGVDGGPVPAEQVWLAHTDADSVVPPCWLAHQLQHAADGFDAVLGTVRVADWSAHTPQTRDRYLRQYHRHVRTFDHPHIHGAHLGVRTDAYLAARGFPALAVGEDRALARALGAQGSRIMRRGSCPVLTSARRQARARGGFGDLLLALEAG, from the coding sequence ATGATCCGCGCCGTGGCCGTGGTCGTCCCCGCCCGCGACGAGGAGCGGCTGATCGCCGCCTGCCTGGACGCGGTGGCCCGGGCCGCCGCCCATCCCGGCGTCCACGGCCTGCCGGTGACCGTGCTGGTGGTGGCGGACAGCTGCACGGACCGCACCGGGCCGCGCGCCCGGGCGCACGGCGCCCGCACCCTGGCGGTCTCCACGGCCAACGTCGGCGCGGCCCGGGCGCTGGGCACCGCGCACGTGCTTGAACTGCTCGGGGTGGACGGCGGTCCGGTGCCGGCCGAGCAGGTGTGGCTGGCCCACACCGACGCGGACAGCGTGGTGCCGCCCTGCTGGCTGGCCCACCAGCTGCAGCACGCGGCGGACGGCTTCGACGCGGTGCTGGGCACCGTGCGGGTCGCCGACTGGTCCGCGCACACCCCGCAGACCCGGGACCGCTACCTGCGCCAGTACCACCGCCACGTCAGGACGTTCGACCACCCGCACATCCACGGCGCGCACCTGGGCGTGCGCACCGACGCCTATCTGGCCGCGCGGGGCTTCCCGGCGCTGGCCGTCGGCGAGGACCGGGCGCTGGCCCGGGCCCTCGGCGCGCAGGGCAGCCGGATCATGCGCCGGGGCTCCTGCCCGGTGCTCACCTCGGCCCGGCGGCAGGCCCGGGCCCGCGGCGGCTTCGGCGACCTGCTGCTGGCCCTCGAGGCCGGCTGA
- a CDS encoding acyl-CoA dehydrogenase, with amino-acid sequence MAEEARGGGLDVEGHRRAVAAEFTRMVDAKELELPLPGAGHTRSRWSTLTRIAEDDLALARLCEGHTDALAILAELDALGVAEVPQAPAGSRWGVWAAEPPGQPLEASQTATGWSLSGLKPYCSGARVCTDALVTARVGEQRRLFAVSTAQGVAPVPGSWPAAGMAASDTLDLLFDQTPAVPVGGPGAYLDRPGFQHGGIGVAACWYGGARAVADALLRAALDHGPEPHTLAHLGAVDSRLQGVGALLDRAAAEVDADPQDRRGGAALRSMRVRAATEDAAAAVLHHVGRALGAGPLGHDAAHARRVTDLTVYLRQHHGERDLAGLGAALLDAARGQQ; translated from the coding sequence ATGGCGGAAGAGGCACGCGGGGGCGGGCTGGACGTCGAAGGGCACCGGCGGGCGGTGGCGGCGGAGTTCACCCGGATGGTGGACGCCAAGGAGCTGGAACTGCCGCTGCCCGGGGCGGGCCACACCCGCTCCCGGTGGTCCACGCTCACCCGGATCGCCGAGGACGACCTCGCCCTGGCCCGGCTCTGCGAGGGCCACACCGACGCGCTGGCGATCCTGGCCGAGCTGGACGCGCTGGGGGTGGCAGAAGTGCCGCAGGCCCCGGCCGGCTCGCGCTGGGGAGTGTGGGCGGCGGAACCGCCGGGGCAGCCGCTGGAGGCGTCGCAGACCGCTACCGGCTGGAGCCTGTCCGGGCTGAAGCCGTACTGCTCGGGCGCCCGGGTGTGCACCGACGCCCTGGTCACCGCCCGCGTGGGCGAGCAGCGCCGGTTGTTCGCGGTGTCCACCGCCCAGGGGGTGGCGCCGGTCCCGGGCAGCTGGCCGGCGGCGGGCATGGCCGCCAGCGACACCCTGGACCTGCTGTTCGACCAGACCCCGGCGGTACCGGTCGGGGGCCCGGGCGCCTACCTGGACCGGCCGGGCTTCCAGCACGGCGGCATCGGCGTGGCGGCCTGCTGGTACGGCGGCGCGCGGGCGGTGGCGGACGCCCTGCTGCGCGCCGCCCTCGACCACGGCCCGGAGCCGCACACCCTGGCCCACCTGGGCGCCGTGGACAGCCGGCTCCAGGGCGTCGGCGCCCTGCTGGACCGGGCCGCCGCCGAGGTGGACGCCGATCCGCAGGACCGCCGCGGCGGGGCCGCGCTGCGCTCGATGCGGGTCCGGGCGGCGACCGAGGACGCGGCGGCTGCCGTCCTGCACCACGTCGGCCGGGCCCTGGGCGCGGGGCCGCTGGGCCACGACGCCGCACACGCCCGCCGGGTCACCGACCTGACCGTCTACCTGCGCCAGCACCACGGCGAACGGGATCTGGCCGGACTGGGCGCGGCCCTGCTGGACGCGGCGCGGGGGCAGCAGTGA
- a CDS encoding PIG-L deacetylase family protein yields MTAGPADAIQAAGTPEAAWTAWPGLAALPQLDLSGLRRVLVVAAHPDDEVLGLGGTLAALAAAGTRLRLVAVTDGEASHPHSSSPVAADLARVRTDETARALAALGADGAEVVRLRLPDTRVGLHEAELVQQLAELAEGFDVCAAPWRGDVHADHEAAGRAAVAAGALTGVPVLQYPVWAWHWARPGDLRVPWRRAARIPLDREARERKRAALDCFASQIRPIGDEPADAAVLPPEELAHFVRDFEVVLR; encoded by the coding sequence GTGACCGCCGGGCCCGCCGACGCCATCCAGGCCGCGGGGACGCCGGAGGCCGCCTGGACGGCCTGGCCCGGCCTGGCCGCACTGCCCCAGCTGGACCTGTCCGGCCTGCGCCGGGTGCTGGTGGTGGCCGCCCACCCGGACGACGAGGTGCTCGGCCTCGGCGGCACCCTGGCCGCGCTGGCCGCCGCCGGAACCCGGCTGCGGCTGGTGGCGGTCACCGACGGCGAGGCGTCCCACCCGCACAGCTCCTCCCCCGTCGCCGCCGACCTGGCCCGGGTCCGGACCGACGAGACCGCCCGCGCCCTGGCCGCGCTCGGCGCGGACGGCGCCGAGGTGGTGCGGCTGCGGCTGCCGGACACCCGGGTCGGCCTGCACGAGGCCGAACTCGTCCAGCAGCTGGCCGAGTTGGCCGAGGGCTTCGACGTCTGCGCGGCGCCCTGGCGGGGCGATGTGCACGCGGACCACGAGGCCGCCGGACGCGCCGCGGTGGCTGCGGGCGCGCTGACCGGCGTCCCGGTGCTGCAGTACCCGGTCTGGGCCTGGCACTGGGCCCGCCCCGGGGACCTGCGGGTGCCGTGGCGGCGCGCGGCCCGGATCCCGCTGGACCGGGAGGCCCGGGAGCGCAAGCGGGCGGCCCTGGACTGCTTCGCCAGCCAGATCCGGCCGATCGGCGACGAACCGGCCGACGCGGCGGTCCTCCCCCCGGAGGAACTCGCCCACTTCGTGCGCGACTTCGAGGTGGTCCTGCGATGA
- a CDS encoding GMC family oxidoreductase yields MTGRDRPASPAPAPSAKPSANPAPDPTPTPAQGTGDPGRRSGLRAARETLRLTTASQRRVRERNESAWLLPNDGTRFDQRLIHDMRRHRDDDEVDLVIVGCGAGGSVLAQRMARQGWSVVVLEAGPFWNPDTDWVSDEAGSHHLYWTEPRVISGGDPVPLGSNNSGRGVGGSMVHYAGYTPRFHPSDFRTYTADGVGADWPIEYADLKPSYQRLEQELPVAGQYWPWGDPHPYPYAPHPVGGNGEIFLRGAAALGIEARVGPVAIANGRFGNRPHCVYRGFCLQGCKVNAKASPLITHVPDALAHGVEIRAEAMATAVETDADGRWATGVRYVRGGREHVQRARTVAVAGYSIETPRLLLNSANSRFPQGLCNDYDLVGRYLMVQGAPQTAGRFTEEVRAYKAPPPEVSSEAFYETDPDRPYRRGFSIQTVSPLPITWAEHVAAQGHWGRDLRRYMADYIHWATLGALCELLPQPDNRVTLADEKDRYGLPVAHFSYTQCDNDRQLTRAARSVMEDLLRAAGASEVMTIERYAHLVGGCRMGADERQGVVDADLRSFAVRNLLVTDGSVMPTQGSANPALTIMALVDRAARRLADGARAGLRAPADPAQARP; encoded by the coding sequence ATGACCGGCCGCGACCGTCCCGCTTCCCCCGCCCCCGCCCCGTCGGCGAAGCCGTCGGCGAACCCGGCGCCGGACCCGACCCCGACCCCGGCCCAGGGCACGGGCGACCCCGGGCGGCGCTCAGGGCTGCGGGCCGCCCGGGAGACGCTGCGGCTGACCACCGCCTCGCAGCGCCGGGTCCGCGAGCGCAACGAGTCCGCCTGGCTGCTGCCCAACGACGGCACCCGCTTCGACCAGCGGCTGATCCACGACATGCGCCGGCACCGGGACGACGACGAGGTCGACCTGGTCATCGTCGGCTGCGGCGCCGGCGGCAGCGTCCTGGCCCAGCGCATGGCCCGGCAGGGCTGGTCGGTGGTGGTCCTGGAGGCCGGGCCGTTCTGGAACCCCGACACCGACTGGGTCAGCGACGAAGCCGGCTCGCACCACCTCTACTGGACCGAGCCGCGGGTCATCTCCGGCGGCGACCCGGTGCCGCTGGGATCCAACAACTCCGGACGCGGCGTCGGCGGCTCCATGGTCCACTACGCCGGCTACACCCCGCGCTTCCACCCCTCCGACTTCCGCACCTACACCGCGGACGGCGTCGGCGCCGACTGGCCGATCGAGTACGCCGACCTCAAGCCCTCCTACCAGCGGCTGGAGCAGGAGCTCCCGGTCGCCGGGCAGTACTGGCCCTGGGGCGACCCGCACCCCTACCCGTACGCCCCGCACCCGGTCGGCGGCAACGGCGAGATCTTCCTGCGCGGCGCCGCCGCCCTGGGCATCGAGGCCCGGGTCGGACCGGTCGCCATCGCCAACGGGCGGTTCGGCAACCGGCCGCACTGCGTCTACCGGGGCTTCTGCCTCCAGGGCTGCAAGGTCAACGCCAAGGCGTCGCCGCTGATCACTCACGTACCGGACGCACTGGCCCACGGCGTCGAGATCCGCGCCGAGGCCATGGCCACCGCCGTGGAGACCGACGCCGACGGCCGCTGGGCCACCGGCGTGCGCTACGTGCGCGGCGGCCGGGAGCACGTCCAGCGCGCCCGCACGGTGGCCGTCGCCGGATACTCCATCGAGACCCCCAGGCTGCTGCTCAACTCGGCCAACTCCCGCTTCCCGCAGGGGCTGTGCAACGACTACGACCTGGTCGGCCGGTACCTGATGGTGCAGGGCGCGCCGCAGACCGCGGGACGCTTCACCGAGGAGGTCCGCGCCTACAAGGCCCCTCCGCCCGAGGTCTCCAGCGAAGCCTTCTACGAGACCGACCCGGACCGGCCCTACCGGCGCGGCTTCTCCATCCAGACCGTCTCCCCGCTGCCCATCACCTGGGCCGAGCACGTCGCCGCCCAGGGCCACTGGGGCCGTGACCTGCGCCGCTACATGGCCGACTACATCCACTGGGCCACCCTCGGCGCGCTGTGCGAACTGCTGCCGCAGCCGGACAACCGGGTCACCCTCGCCGACGAGAAGGACCGCTACGGCCTGCCGGTCGCCCACTTCTCCTACACCCAGTGCGACAACGACCGGCAGCTGACCAGGGCCGCCCGGTCGGTCATGGAGGACCTGCTGCGCGCCGCCGGGGCCAGCGAGGTGATGACCATCGAACGCTACGCGCACCTGGTCGGCGGCTGCCGCATGGGCGCCGACGAGCGGCAGGGCGTGGTCGACGCCGACCTGCGCAGCTTCGCCGTCCGCAACCTGCTGGTCACCGACGGCAGCGTGATGCCCACCCAGGGCAGCGCCAACCCGGCGCTCACCATCATGGCGCTGGTCGACCGGGCCGCCCGACGGCTGGCCGACGGGGCCCGCGCCGGGCTCCGGGCCCCCGCCGACCCGGCGCAGGCCCGCCCGTGA
- a CDS encoding enolase C-terminal domain-like protein codes for MTATDPAVDRLRARVFTVPTDAPEADGTLTWDSTTLVLVEAQAAGVTGLGWTYGAPATAGVVRDQLAPVVLGRCALDVPEANEAMRRSVRNAGAPGLVAGAVSAVDIALWDLKARLLGLPLVRLLGAARAEVEVYGSGGFTSYDLATTERQLAGWVHGQGIPRVKIKIGESWGGREARDLARIRHARRTVGADCELYVDANGGYTRKQAVRIAAGFADQDVRWFEEPVSSDDLDGLREIRAAVLPDVTAGEYGYDLQYLTRMAASGAVDCLQADVTRCGGVTVWMRVAAVAAGLGLQLSGHCAPHAHAHAAAAAPGVRHLEWFHDHVRIENALFHGTLDPAGGSIRPGQDGAPGLGLTLDEQRAAAYETSAAG; via the coding sequence GTGACCGCGACCGACCCGGCTGTGGACCGGCTCCGCGCCCGGGTGTTCACCGTGCCCACCGACGCCCCGGAGGCGGACGGAACCCTCACCTGGGACTCCACCACCCTGGTCCTGGTGGAGGCCCAGGCGGCCGGGGTCACCGGCCTGGGCTGGACCTACGGCGCGCCCGCGACCGCCGGGGTGGTCCGCGACCAGCTGGCGCCGGTCGTCCTCGGGCGCTGCGCGCTGGACGTCCCCGAGGCCAACGAGGCGATGCGCCGCTCGGTGCGCAACGCCGGCGCCCCCGGCCTGGTGGCCGGGGCGGTCTCGGCGGTGGACATCGCCCTGTGGGATCTCAAGGCCCGGCTGCTCGGCCTGCCGCTGGTCCGGCTGCTGGGCGCGGCGCGCGCCGAGGTGGAGGTGTACGGCAGCGGCGGATTCACCAGCTACGACCTGGCCACCACCGAGCGGCAGCTGGCCGGCTGGGTGCACGGCCAGGGCATCCCGCGGGTGAAGATCAAGATCGGCGAGTCCTGGGGCGGTCGGGAGGCCCGCGACCTGGCCCGCATCCGCCACGCCCGCCGGACCGTGGGCGCCGACTGCGAGCTGTACGTCGACGCCAACGGCGGCTACACCCGCAAGCAGGCCGTCCGGATCGCCGCCGGCTTCGCCGACCAGGACGTCCGCTGGTTCGAGGAACCGGTCTCCTCGGACGACCTGGACGGCCTGCGCGAGATCAGGGCGGCCGTCCTGCCCGACGTGACCGCCGGGGAGTACGGCTACGACCTGCAGTACCTGACCCGGATGGCGGCGTCCGGCGCGGTCGACTGCCTCCAGGCCGATGTCACGCGCTGCGGCGGGGTCACGGTCTGGATGCGGGTCGCCGCCGTCGCGGCGGGCCTGGGGCTGCAGCTCTCCGGGCACTGTGCGCCGCACGCCCACGCCCACGCGGCCGCCGCCGCGCCCGGCGTCCGCCACCTGGAGTGGTTCCACGACCACGTGCGGATCGAGAACGCCCTCTTCCACGGCACGCTGGACCCGGCCGGAGGCAGCATCCGCCCCGGACAGGACGGCGCGCCCGGCCTGGGGCTCACCCTGGACGAGCAGCGCGCG